The DNA segment ACCGACATCAGTCGCAACATTTCATCGACCGACTTGCTCTTATTTGCTGGATCAAGAAGTCGGGCAAGTTGGCTTGGAGAGGTCTTAAGGCGTCTAACAACTTCATGTTTGCTTAAACTTGATTTACTCATCAGTCCCATTGCAGCAATAGTCAGCTGGTATAACGCCGCGGCACGAACAAAGTCAGGATCCTTGTTGTAGTCGAGAAATGCATCTAAATGCACCGAAGCCTCTTTTCCCGATGTCATCACATAGGTTACGGCGCGCGATCCAAGCTCCTTATCGATAAAGATCTGGGCAATTCTGTTCTTTGCCGAAGGGCGCAACTCTAGGCGTGAAAACGGCAACGAAAACTTACCCTTAATGGTCTCAATCTCTATCGCCTTTTTGCGGTTATTTAAGGTAACAAATTTGATTTTCAAAGCTCACCCTCTCTAACCAGGGATTGGATGATTTTCAGTAATTTACAAGTAATTTTTCCGCTCATGACGAGATTATTTTCCAAGTCCCACTTCAGAATTTCGCGCCCATTCTTAAAGACGTGTACGTGCCTTGGAGAATGATCGCCCTTCCATGTGATGAAAATGTAACCATTGCGACGGATTTTGGCCAAAATTTCCTCGAGTACATAGACTATGTTATCTATTACCACATAAGGTAATAGATAGCAATATATACATTCTTTACTGAGTGTTCAATTCATGCCTTGGATGGTATTTCGCCTTGATTTTAATCAATTCGCAGCCTGACCTCGGTGAGAATTCTACTGGCGAAGCTAGTTGAATGCGTCTTGTTACGATTTCAACGGACAACGTCGGTATTGGATCAGTGGCACCTACAGCCGCTCTCGACGTAACAGGCAACATCAATGTGAGTGGTAGTATCGCGATTGAGGATTGGAACACTCCCACATTCCAAAACAGCTGGGTAAACTACGGTGGCACGTGGGAACCTGCTGGTTACTACAAGGACAAGTTTGGTGTAGTGCACCTCAAAGGCCTCATCAAAAATGGTACTCTTAATCAGGCCGCTTTTACGTTACCCGTTGGTTACCGACCTAACTATGGACGGCATCTAGCCACCTTGAGTGGCAACGGTAATACTGCATGTATTCTCTACATATATAGCGATGGCACTGTAGTGCCGTCCGCCGTTTGCAGTTCAACTTGGACATCGCTCGAGGTGAGTTTCAGGCCCTGAGTTTGTAACCAGGGTGTAAGCCACGCGATCATCCCTCGCCTACCAAATCAGAGCGACTACGCACCACCATCAATGAACCACTAATGGGATGCCTAAACTCTAACTGTACTGCGTGCAAAAGAAGCCTCTGACTGCCGCAGTGCTCCCTAAACGCCGTATTGTGAGCGCCGTCACCGTATTTGGTATCACCGAGGATGGGATGAGAGATGCCAGCGAGATGACGCCTGAGTTGATGCGTTCTGCCAGTTTCGGGACGAAGTTCAAGGTAGCTATAACGTGCGGTAGGGTAGGGCCTTACGGCCCAATCCGCGCTGTAGCGAGTCAGCGTCTTCACGTGGGTGCAGGCCGACTGTTCGGTGTCGTCATGCAGGCGCTCCAGGGGACGATCAATGAGCAGGTCATCTGCGACCCAGCCGCGCACTACGGCGTGGTAAATTTTACTGACTTGGCGATCTGCAAAAGCGGCAGCAAGTAGACCAGCCACCTCCTTAGTCCGTGCCATGACCACCACACCGGATGTCGCTCTGTCCAGGCGATGGACGGGATAAACCCAGGCGCCCAGGTAGTTACGGGCTGCAGCCATGAGGCTAAGCACATCATCGGCACCTGGGCCCGGATGCGTCGGCATCCCTGATGGTTTGTCTACGGCTATGATCGCTTCGTCAAGGTGGAGGATGCGGCTAGTGAGATCCAGCGAGGATTGCCCATCGTAGACCTCGCACGCCAGCGGATTAAAAATATTTTTGTTTATAATTAGCGGCAATTTCCGAGCTACCTTGGCTGCAAAAATTCTCGCTACCTATGCCAAATTGCCTAA comes from the Deltaproteobacteria bacterium genome and includes:
- a CDS encoding DUF4160 domain-containing protein, with translation MYCYLLPYVVIDNIVYVLEEILAKIRRNGYIFITWKGDHSPRHVHVFKNGREILKWDLENNLVMSGKITCKLLKIIQSLVREGEL